The DNA window AGTGCAAGGTTCAGTAACCTTTCACAAACTGTAGTCAAAAGATGTACTACTACTAAACTCCTAACTTGAAGACAGTAACACAGAAACAGGTAATAGTAGATAGATGACATGAATCAATCATTGCCATGCAACTGCCACAAATGCTCTATTAAGGCATCCCAAAGTTGGTTATGCCCCTCACTTTCCTCAATCTTCTAATTCACTTCTAGAAATTTGTTGATTCGGTCATTATCCCTCTGAGACTGCACAGGTGGAACATATGTGAACTCAGTGTCATAATTGAAGTCATCCTGTTGTCCTCGCTCATCCTCAATtatcatgttgtgcatgatcACAGATGCGGTCATTATGTGCCACAAAGTCTTTTGGTCCCAGAATCTAGCAGGTCCACGAACAATCGCGAACCAAGATTGCAACACCCCAAATGCAATTCAACGTCCTTTCTACATGCTTCTTGACGCTGGGCAAAGTGAGCTTGCTTGTTACATTGAGGGTTTGATGCACTCATCTCCATAAGTCTTGCAGTATCCTCTGCATTGGGTGCTCGCAAATATCTCTCTCCGAAGATCTCAACCACAGACTTGACAAACTTCTTCAAGCTCTTAATGACAGTGCTCTCAGCAATATGAATCCAATCATCAAGGAAATCAGCCGGACGACCATATGCTAGCATACACACTGATGCAGCAACCTTCTTCAAAGCACTATGACCAAGCTGTCCACTTGCATTTCTTCTCTGCACAAAGTATGGACAATGAGCTTCCACAGCATTTGCAATGCGCAAGAACAGATCCCTTGACATTCTGTACCGCTGCCTGAAAGTAGCTGGGCCAAAGGTGGGTTCGTCCAGAAAGTAATCCTCCATAAGCCTATCATGGCCAGCCTGCTTCTTCCTGTGAACCAAAGCACGCCCTATCACAGAACCACCAAGTTTTGGTCTCTTGTTGCCCATAAAGTCAGCATACAGAGCCGTTAAAATCTCAAAGTCATTGTTGGAAAACTGGGGGTTTCCAACAGGTAGGATATGGAAGGCCTTCGCCCAGCCGGGTGCTCTGGGCGAAGGTATGTGAAATAAAAGGTGGGCCCAAGCtcaattagggtttcattaatgtgTTCACCCACACCTTTACATAGCATCcggctttcccttttatagggcacTGTTTGCTACTACTTCATGCACAAATTTGCCCTTTGACAGCTAAGgtacattcctagaatattcTAACACCAGTACAAATCTTCAGGGGCATCCTGGGTCTTGTCCACCTGCACTGCCTTTGCTTCTTGGGCTTTAGCCTCAGGCCCATGGGAGGCCCGTTTCCAATCTTGGGCCGCGGTGCTGTGAGGGCCCCTTTCTCTCGGGTGAAGATAGCATAGCCTCCACCCGAGCCGCCGGAGCCTCCGCCTTCGCTCCTGAGTCTTCGCCTGTGGAATCCTCTAGACATCTTCAGGGTCGTGCTCGGGCCTCCATCATACCGATGGACAGTGGCGGAGGCCTTCTTGCTGCTGGCGGAGGCCTCCTGGGTTTCTTCCCGAAACGTGCGCGACCTCTGCTTGAATCGCTAGGGTCTTCACTCCATCGCAGGCCCCACACAAAGGCTTCGTCTAGCATCCCTGCAAAACGCTTACACAAATGTTCCAATGGTATTTAGCTTATGTTTGGACTAGCCTCCGCTACTCGTGTATTGGTGttccaacagttccccccttgagGGTGCAGTCTGATGCAAGCGGGCCATGAGCCTCAAGCATGACACTGATACCGAGTGGCGGAGGCTTGCCCCTTTCCCCCCTGGGTCGCCAGTATCGGACCATTGGAGGGGCGATGTGTTGCCGTTTGACTCGTTGCGGTGGGCTGGTGCCCGATGCGCTCGCGAACAGTCATGGCCATTGGTGTTTGGAATTCGAAGCATCCCCCGTGGCCTATATAAAGGGCGGGTTGGTGGGGAGGCCCCCCAGTGCCGTCCGAGCCATCGCTTTCTCTCTTATAGCTTTCCAAGCCCTGCCTGTGCTGCTCTACTGTCTTGTCTTGGTGCCTTAGAATTTTTCTTGCACTGCTGCTCCTTTCAGTTCTATGCTGCCTTCAGAAGTGGCTTCGCCTACTAGCTCTGATCTTCGCTGGCCTAGCTTTAGCGGTCCTTATTCCCGCTTGCTTGGCATGAGGTCTGAGGGTTGGTCAAAGAGGTACGAAGAGTGTATGTCTGCATCTACGGAGGCTCAAGACAATTTAGAGAATATTGAAGCTACTGTCGGAGACCTAATTCCCATTTCCCCGGTTAAGAAGGCGAAGGTTCAAATGGCCAAGTCTTAGGATTTTGGGTCTTCGCTCACAACAGAACATGTGATAAAGGCTCTGGAGGATGAGGGTTGCTTCCCAGCAGGGAAGGGTCGTCCTCCGCGTGGTGAGACTGTGCCTCAGCCGAAGGTTGATGAAGCTGTTGTCTTCAAGGATTTTTTTTTGCTTGTGGCCTTCACATACCTCTAGTCTATTTCCTCCATTTGGTTCTTGAGACTTTTAAGGTACAGCTCCATCATCTTACTCCCAACGGCGTTCTTACGCTGAGTAAGTTTTGTTACGCCTGCGAGACATATGGCGCTCCCTCGAATTTGGATACATTTTGTGCGTATTATGAACTTCAGCGTCAGCCTAAGAAGGCGAAGGTTGACGACGTGGAAGTTGAGTATCAGTTTGTCAGTTGCGCCTTCATGGCGAAGAGGGCTTCGAAGGATGGAGGTTTGGAGATTTCCTTCGCGCAGAAGAATAAGTGGGAGAAGGACTGACCTCCCTACTGGTTCTATGTGAAAACTCCCAGGGTTGTTCACAAGATGGGGCCGAGGATCAAGAAGTATCCTTTTGCTTCTACAATGGGAGACATGAATCCTTCGACTCGTGTGAGGCCTCCTGCGGAGGTTGATGCGGAGTGGGTGGCGTGTGACGCGGCCTTCGGCAAGGCCTACCGTTTCTCTGGAGTTCGTGACCTTGTCGAAGAGATGGTGGTATCCAATTTTCTGGCTTTTGGGGAAACATAGGACACGAATGACCTTAGTGAGGATGAAGCTCCTTGTAACATCCTGGGTTTTTGTGCAacccaaaaatacgaactttatAACATTTTTCCTGcaatgtgtgtaacatgtattcGCTAGGTCAAATCTAAGCCAAATTCCTTCCTTTCTCGGTCTAACTTCAAGACTAGGACGTTGTAACCTTGTGCATCACATATAATTTATTTGCATAATGAGTGCCTTGAGTTGGTTCTTGTTGGACTTTGTGGTTTGATTGTAGGTTTAGTTAGCTCATGGTTTTGTTTAAAAGCACCTTAGGAGAAATAGGAAAATCCCCCGTCCTTCCAATAGGCCTCAACTAGCACAACCGGCCTTTTTCCCCTCTTCCTTCGCGCGCGGGCCCAGCCTAGCCTCCCAACACCTCCTCCCCGCCGGCCCAACCTGACCCCGCCCCGGCCTTAGCCCATCTCACGCGCAAGCCGCCCACCTGGCCCAGCTGATCACGCCCCACTCCGGCCCAGCGCGCGAACATAGCCCCCGCTGGCCCAAGCCGTGGCCCGCCTAGCCTGCCAGCCGGCGCCCTCGCCCGAACCCTAGCGAAGACGCTGCCAGGGCGCCGCCGCCATCGCGACACGTCCCATCCGTGCCCCTCGGCGTCCGCGCCTGTCGATACGCGCCGCGTGGATTGGAGTACGGACGCCGAGGCATCCTGCCGTCCGCGCCCTGGAGCCCTAGCCGTCAGCGCCTATAAATAGAGCAGCCGCTGTCGCCCTCACCCTGTTCCCCATCCGCCGCCGCCATGAGCTCCCTCGCCTCCACCCTCTTCCTCGTCACGAATCGGAGCACCGCTGCTTCCCGTCGAGGGCAGCGCCACCCCGACGTGTCCCTGCCTCGCTGTGCTGGAGCCGCGCCACCACGACCCTGCCCTTTCACCGCCCAAGCTTGTCACGACGTCGAGCCGCACGACGTCGCGACGTAGGAGCCCTGCCTCATCGTCACGCTGGACCTCGTCAGCGACGCGCCAACGCCCCTACTTGAACCCGTGACCACGACGGCCTGACCAACCACCCTGACGCGCCTTCCTTGACCTCGGACCGCTCCTCCCTCTCCTGGGAACGAAGCTACAACCCCGACCGCACCAGCCTCGCCGTCCTGCTGCACCACCGGAGCGCCACCACCAGGCCGCGGCTGCGCCAGGCCTCAGACCCGACCCGGCGAAGCCAAGCCCCTGCACCGACACACCCCAGCCTTGCCCTGCCGTCATCCTCGCCGACCCCAGAGCTGCCCGTCGCCGGTTCGCTACTACACGACGAGCTGGAGATCAAGCTCCATCGCCTCCCCGAACCTACACCAAGAGGCCACACCTTGCCGCTCCACGACCACGTCGGAGCCGCCACTGCTGCTGTTGCCGTCGACTGTGCCTCGACGAGCGTTTGCAGCAGAGGCCAATACCTGAGCCTTGGGCTGCTACATAGCAGGGGTAAGCCCCCTCCCTAACCAAGCTCCTCCCTTTGGTTTTGCCCGTGACCCTGACCACTGCCCGTCGCGAGCCCAAGGTCGTGGCTTTCCAGAGTTGCCGTCGTCCCGGAGCTGCGAAGCCAACACGGACACCGTGACCAACCCCTACTACGACTACGGCAAGCCCTGAACCGAACCCTGGTGTGCGGCCACGGCAACGTAGCTGCGCTGCCGGCACCGAGCCCTACCCGCGTCAAGTGACCTGCCGTCCGCAAGCCCTCGGTGAGACAACCAAAGGCCTGACCTTTCCAACCCCACCTGCTGCCGGCCCAAAGCCGATGACCCCTCCGTGTGTCCGGCCTTCGAGCCATGTTTTCCTGCAGGGACCTTGTCGAACGCGTGTTACCGATATCCATAGATACATAGCACATATACCCTGCACTCACCGTGTCCTTCCGTGGCACTCACGCTTCGGACGACACCGACTTGAGCATGTTCTTACCGCACTGTCTAGCACCTCGGCTTGACCCTCGCGGCACCACCATAGGTGACCTACGCCACCCACTGCCGCTTGTGCGAGACCTAGCCGTGCTGTTGCGGCCACCACGAACCCGAGTGCACCGAGGACGCCATAGCCTAGCCATGGCCGTGACCGAACCCTCGGAGGCCGTCCACGATACCTAGTCCACACTCTGCCGTTGAACCGCACTGCACACCACGACCTTGCCCTCACCTGGCTTCCTGGAGGCCAAGGCAAAAAGCCCTTCATGGACGCTCGCTGTTCTGGCACACAGCAGCACGAGCCGAGTTCTTTGGGGCATATCGTCGAACGTCCGCGATGCGCCTCCCTGCCTGTCTTCCCGCACCGCCTGTTTGGCCTTCGAACTGCTTACTTAGCCCTTCTGCGGAGACACCGGACCACCGCTGCCGGTCGCCACGACCGCGGTAGCGCGCTCCCGTCCCGGCGTCTGCTCGCGAACACCCGTGAGCATGCACACGCACGCCGCTAGCTCATTCGAGCTCTTGGCCGAGCACCCGCACAGCGCACGCACGCACGAGACTGGACACGGGTATCTACACACGCAGGCACCTACCGCGCGAACGTGTTTTGTCCATGCACCGGTGAGCTCATCCTTGGTCAAGCTCCACCCCTTTGGCCCTTGGTTGGCATGTTTGCTTGCCCGGCCGCCGTGCCACACCATCCTTGCCAACCACGGCTGCCACATGGCCAAGGTGCCACCG is part of the Miscanthus floridulus cultivar M001 chromosome 9, ASM1932011v1, whole genome shotgun sequence genome and encodes:
- the LOC136479497 gene encoding uncharacterized protein, with amino-acid sequence MGNKRPKLGGSVIGRALVHRKKQAGHDRLMEDYFLDEPTFGPATFRQRYRMSRDLFLRIANAVEAHCPYFVQRRNASGQLGHSALKKVAASVCMLAYGRPADFLDDWIHIAESTVIKSLKKFVKSVVEIFGERYLRAPNAEDTARLMEMSASNPQCFIVQLILVNTAGDALFA